The Jannaschia sp. M317 DNA segment TGTCCAGCGGGGCGTCACCCAGCCAGTTGATCTCCCGCAAGGGGACCAGCCGCGTGGCCAGCGCCGATTTCGGCCCGACGACGACCTGCCGTGCCTCCGGGTCCAGCTTTACGACATAAAGCGGCTCGGACAGCCCCCCGATGCCAAGGCCACGGCGTTGCCCAATGGTGTAGTGGATCACGCCGTCGTGCCGCGCCAACGCGCGGCCCTGCATGTCGACGATGGACCCAGGCTCACCCGCGCCAGGGCGCAGCTTTTCGATGACTGCGGCGTAATCGCCGTTGGGCACGAAACAGATATCCTGGCTGTCCGGCTTGTCGGCCACCGGCAGCCCGTATTTCGCCGCCAACGCCCGCGTCGCCGCCTTGTCGGGCAGGTGCCCCAGCGGGAAGCGCAGATAGTCCAGCTGGGCATCGGTGGTGGAGAACAGGAAATAGGATTGGTCGCGCACCGGGTCGGCGGCCATATGCAGTTCGGGCCCGCGCAGGCCCAGCTTTCGCTGGATATAGTGACCGGTGGCCATGCAGTCGGCGTCCAGGTCCTTGGCCGTTTCCAACAGGTCGCGGAACTTCACCCGCTCGTTGCAGCGGATGCAGGGCACCGGCGTCGCGCCGCCCAGATAGGCGTCGGCGAATTCGTCGATCACCGCCTCGCGGAACGTGTTCTCGTAATCCAGCACGTAATGCGGAAAGCCCATGGTCTCGGCCACCCGGCGCGCGTCGTGGATGTCGCGCCCGGCGCAGCAGGCCCCCTTTTTGGCCAGGGCCGCCCCGTGGTCATAAAGCTGGAGCGTCACGCCAACCACGTCATACCCCTCTTCGGCGAGCTGGGCTGCGACCACGGAACTGTCGACGCCACCGGACATGGCGACGACGACACGCGTGTCGGCGGGGGCCTTTGGCAGGCCAAGGGAATTGAGCGTCGTATCGAGTGGCATGGGGTCTCTCCGGCGGAGGTCGGGGCCAGATATAGGAAAATCCGACCTATTCTCAAGACCCGCCTTCACCCTCGATTAACGCCATCCGGGCACAGAAGACCTGCGATGAATATCAGGAGGTCGCGATGTATCTTAGAAAGGGGCCGGGCCCACGGGTGGTTACGTTGCCCGACGGCTCGCAGATGACCCGCGCGGATCTGCCACCTCAGGGCACCACGCGATGGGTCGCGCGGCGCAAGGCGTTGGTGGTCATGGGGGTCGAGTCGGGGCTTATCACGCTCGACGAGGCCATTGAACGTTACGAGCTGTCCCAAGAAGAATACGACAGTTGGGCCACGGCTATTTCAACGCATGGAACGGACGGTCTCAAAACCACTCTGATTCAGCAGTTTCGTCATCAATGATCCGGTTTTTTTTAATGCATCGACAATCAGTAACCCAAAGTTAACTATTTCCGGCAAGGCTTAGTCATACTTTGATGCCTTCCGGGAGATGACCATGAGAATCCTGCTCGTTGAAGACGATCCGACCACTTCCAAAAGCATCGAACTGATGCTGGGCAGCGCGAACCTGAACGTCTACTGCACCGACATGGGCGAAGAAGGGATCGATCTGGCCAAGCTCTATGACTACGATCTGATCCTGTTGGACCTGAACCTGCCGGACATGAATGGGCATGACGTGCTCAAACAATTGCGGCTCAGCCGGATCGAGACGCCTATTCTGATCCTCTCCGGCTCCGACGATACGGAAAACAAGATCCGGGGATTCGGCTTCGGGGCCGATGATTACATGACCAAGCCATTTCATCGCGACGAACTTATCGCCCGGATCCATGCGATCGTCCGTCGGTCCAAGGGGCATTCCCAATCGATCATCCGCACCGGCGACGTCGAGGTGAACCTCGACGCCAAATCGGTCGAGGTCGGCGGCCGCACGGTGCATCTGACAGGCAAGGAATATCAGATGCTGGAGCTTCTGAGCCTGCGCAAGGGCACGACACTGACCAAGGAAATGTTCCTCAACCACCTTTATGGCGGCATGGATGAGCCCGAGTTGAAGATCATCGACGTGTTCATCTGCAAGCTGCGCAAGAAGCTGACAGAGGCCACGGGCGGCCAGAACCACATCGAAACGGTCTGGGGCCGCGGATATGTCCTGCGCGATCCACAGGGGGTTTCTGACGAGGGGCGCGATCTGATCTCTGCCTGATCACGGTTCGGGAATCGCTGGAACGCGCGCGCTCGGCCCCATATCACCGGACCTGTAGGCACCGGGGAGGGATCGGGCGTGATGACTGGCGACGCGAAAGACATCGACGCGATGAACGCAGCCGAGGCCGAAAAGGCGCTGGCCGATCTGGCCCAGCGTCTGGCGCGTGCCAATGCCGCCTATCACGGGGCCGACGCGCCCGAGATCACCGATGCCGACTACGACGCGCTGAAACGCCGTAATACCGCGATCGAGGCACGCTTTCCGTCGCTGAAGCGCAAGGACAGCCCCAGCGATCAGGTTGGTGCCGCGCCCAGCGACGGGTTTGGAAAGATCCCGCACGAGGTGCGGATGCTCTCGCTCGGCAATGCCTTTGACGCAGGCGACGTGCGTGACTTCGATGCCCGTATCCGCCGCTATCTGAACCTGTCCGACGACGCCCCGCTTGCCTATACCGCCGAACCCAAGATCGACGGCCTTTCCCTGTCGATTCGCTATGAAAACGGCCAGTTGATCCATGCCGCAACCCGTGGCGACGGGGCCGTGGGCGAGGATGTCACCGCGAATGTCCGCACCATTGCCCAGGTGCCCGAGACGATCTTGGGCGCGCCCGACCTGCTGGAAGTACGCGGAGAGGTCTATATGTCCCACGCGGATTTCGCCGCGCTGAACGAGCGGCAGATCAAGGCGGGTGACAAGGTTTTCGCCAATCCCCGCAATGCCGCAGCAGGCAGTCTGCGTCAGCTTGACGCGTCCATTACCGCCGCCCGACCGCTGTGCTTTTTTGCCTATGCCTGGGGCAGTCTGTCGGAGCCTTTGGCCGACACACAATCCGGCGCGCTCGACCGGCTGGCTGCGCTGGGGTTCAGCACCAACCCGGTCACCCGTCGCTGCGACGGACCCGACGCATTGCTCGACCGCTACGACGCCATCGCCGCCGCGCGCGCAGAACTGGGTTATGACATCGACGGGGTCGTCTACAAGGTGGACGACCTGGCGCTGCAGGCGCGCCTCGGGTTCCGTTCCACCACGCCACGCTGGGCCATCGCGCACAAATTTCCAGCCGAAACCGCCTGGACCCGTTTGCTTGGCATCGACATCCAGGTCGGTCGAACCGGCGCGCTCAGTCCCGTTGCGCGGCTGCAACCGGTGACTGTGGGGGGCGTCGTGGTGTCCAACGCGACGCTTCACAACGAAGATTACATCGCCGGGCGCGGCTCTGACGGGCAACCGATCCGTGGCGGTGCCGATTTGCGCATCGGCGACCGGGTCGAGGTGTATCGCGCCGGCGATGTCATCCCCAAGATCCGCGATGTCGACCTGTCGGCACGCCCCGACGACGCCATCCCCTACGTCTTCCCAAAGGTTTGCCCGGATTGCGGTAGCGCCGCCCTGCGCGAGCCGGGCGAATCCGTCCGCCGCTGCACCGGCGGTCTGATCTGCCCCGCCCAGAGGGTCGCGCGGCTGAAACACCTGGCGGGCCGCTCTGCGCTCGACATCGACGGTTTGGGCGACAAGGAGGTGGAGCGGTTCCACGACCTAGGCTGGGTCCGCGCGCCCGCCGATATCTACGACCTGCAGGCGCGCCATGGCAGCGGCCTGCAGACGGTCGCCAACCTGGAGGGATGGGGCGAAACCTCTGC contains these protein-coding regions:
- the mnmA gene encoding tRNA 2-thiouridine(34) synthase MnmA, coding for MPLDTTLNSLGLPKAPADTRVVVAMSGGVDSSVVAAQLAEEGYDVVGVTLQLYDHGAALAKKGACCAGRDIHDARRVAETMGFPHYVLDYENTFREAVIDEFADAYLGGATPVPCIRCNERVKFRDLLETAKDLDADCMATGHYIQRKLGLRGPELHMAADPVRDQSYFLFSTTDAQLDYLRFPLGHLPDKAATRALAAKYGLPVADKPDSQDICFVPNGDYAAVIEKLRPGAGEPGSIVDMQGRALARHDGVIHYTIGQRRGLGIGGLSEPLYVVKLDPEARQVVVGPKSALATRLVPLREINWLGDAPLDSREEWHIGVKVRSTRPPREAILRPKPGGLAEVELLTPEEGVSPGQACVFYDMDGTRVFGGGWIWRGY
- a CDS encoding DUF1153 domain-containing protein, producing the protein MYLRKGPGPRVVTLPDGSQMTRADLPPQGTTRWVARRKALVVMGVESGLITLDEAIERYELSQEEYDSWATAISTHGTDGLKTTLIQQFRHQ
- the ctrA gene encoding response regulator transcription factor CtrA; the encoded protein is MRILLVEDDPTTSKSIELMLGSANLNVYCTDMGEEGIDLAKLYDYDLILLDLNLPDMNGHDVLKQLRLSRIETPILILSGSDDTENKIRGFGFGADDYMTKPFHRDELIARIHAIVRRSKGHSQSIIRTGDVEVNLDAKSVEVGGRTVHLTGKEYQMLELLSLRKGTTLTKEMFLNHLYGGMDEPELKIIDVFICKLRKKLTEATGGQNHIETVWGRGYVLRDPQGVSDEGRDLISA
- the ligA gene encoding NAD-dependent DNA ligase LigA — translated: MTGDAKDIDAMNAAEAEKALADLAQRLARANAAYHGADAPEITDADYDALKRRNTAIEARFPSLKRKDSPSDQVGAAPSDGFGKIPHEVRMLSLGNAFDAGDVRDFDARIRRYLNLSDDAPLAYTAEPKIDGLSLSIRYENGQLIHAATRGDGAVGEDVTANVRTIAQVPETILGAPDLLEVRGEVYMSHADFAALNERQIKAGDKVFANPRNAAAGSLRQLDASITAARPLCFFAYAWGSLSEPLADTQSGALDRLAALGFSTNPVTRRCDGPDALLDRYDAIAAARAELGYDIDGVVYKVDDLALQARLGFRSTTPRWAIAHKFPAETAWTRLLGIDIQVGRTGALSPVARLQPVTVGGVVVSNATLHNEDYIAGRGSDGQPIRGGADLRIGDRVEVYRAGDVIPKIRDVDLSARPDDAIPYVFPKVCPDCGSAALREPGESVRRCTGGLICPAQRVARLKHLAGRSALDIDGLGDKEVERFHDLGWVRAPADIYDLQARHGSGLQTVANLEGWGETSARKLFAAIESARAQPLAKVLFALGIRHLGEVGGRDLARHFSTWGALARTVDAAAPAAAAHRAAEEAVAADRLTAEAEGRRARVTETRAAIWQDTDPAARAAWEEITGIDGIGATLALALCDAMAAPQERAAIDALIAALDISAPEAPLAESPVAGKTVVFTGSLEKMTRAEAKATAEGLGAKVSGSVSAKTDLLVAGPGAGSKAAKAAQLGVETIDEDAWLALIGSP